One stretch of Niallia sp. XMNu-256 DNA includes these proteins:
- a CDS encoding cation diffusion facilitator family transporter, with translation MNNSQYKKAERGAWLSISAYIILSGVKIFVSYIGNSEALRADGLNNLTDIIASVAVLIGLKISQKPPDENHRYGHSRAETIASLVAAFIMISVGIQVIIGSVQSVLNPSETSPSIITAFVALFSALFMYGVYLFNVKLARKINSKSLYSAAQDNRSDALVSIGAMIGIIGAYFGIGWLDPLAAFIVGFMICKTAWGIFRDAALDLTDAFEVEKLKDIEETIRSTPGVKLVKDIKARLHGNQPIVDATIFVEPTLTVIEGHQIAEHVEERLSETHQINHSHIHIEPQLH, from the coding sequence ATGAACAACTCCCAATATAAAAAAGCCGAACGTGGTGCTTGGCTAAGTATATCAGCTTATATTATTTTATCAGGAGTTAAGATTTTCGTAAGTTACATAGGAAATTCTGAAGCATTACGCGCAGACGGATTAAATAATTTAACCGATATTATTGCCTCAGTGGCTGTTTTGATTGGACTAAAAATTTCACAAAAGCCGCCTGATGAAAATCACCGTTATGGTCATTCGAGGGCAGAAACAATTGCATCACTTGTGGCTGCTTTTATTATGATCTCTGTAGGTATTCAAGTGATTATTGGTTCCGTACAATCTGTATTAAATCCAAGCGAGACAAGTCCAAGTATTATCACTGCATTTGTTGCTCTATTTTCAGCGCTCTTTATGTATGGGGTCTACCTTTTTAACGTAAAGTTAGCTAGAAAAATTAACAGTAAGTCTCTTTATTCTGCTGCCCAAGATAATCGTTCAGACGCTCTAGTTAGTATTGGCGCCATGATTGGAATTATCGGGGCTTATTTTGGAATTGGCTGGTTAGACCCATTAGCTGCCTTTATTGTAGGTTTTATGATTTGTAAAACAGCGTGGGGAATTTTTAGAGATGCGGCTCTTGATTTAACCGATGCATTTGAAGTTGAAAAGTTAAAGGATATTGAGGAAACTATTCGTTCAACACCAGGTGTAAAATTGGTAAAGGACATTAAAGCCCGATTACATGGAAACCAGCCGATTGTCGATGCCACCATCTTTGTTGAACCAACGTTAACAGTGATTGAGGGGCACCAAATTGCTGAGCATGTGGAGGAACGCCTGTCTGAAACCCATCAAATCAATCATTCCCATATTCATATAGAGCCACAATTGCATTAA